The Halotia branconii CENA392 region GTCACTCAAGCAGACATCCCAGCTAACAATGGTATTGTTCATATAGTTGATAAAGTAATTCTGCCACCTAATTTTCCAGCCAGTTTTAATACAACGCCAACACCAACACCGCGTTAATTAGGCATTGGTTATGGGGCATTGGGCATGGGAAAGAGGCAGTACTTCGACTTGCTTCAACTGCGCCCTTCTCCTGTCAAAGACGCTGCGCGCTAAGCGTAGCTGTGCCGTAGGCTTTACGGCTACGCTCAAGCTCAACTCAGCAACCAACGTTCAGGACAAGCTCAGTGACCGGGACACAGCACTTCGTGATGGGAAAAAACTTACCAATGCCCTACGCCCTATGCCCTATGCCCTATGCCCCAAGCGACGGGGCGATGGTTACTGAGCGTACTTGTGCTGAGTTTTGACACTTCGACAGGCTCAGTGCAGCGCTGCCCGGTAATCAAGTTTCGACTACGCGGTAATCGAGCGAAGTCGAGATTCAACTGCCGCGAAGTCGAGATTCAACTACCACGTAGTCGAAGTAGCCGAAGTACTATCCCTCTCCACCACCAGGGGATGGAGTTTACCGTCGCTTTTAATGAATTTATCCCACAAGCTAGAAAAGCATTTGTTATGCTGAAAAAGCCAATATCCATCCCATGTACTCAAATGCAATTGCTTAACTATTTCCAGGATTAGATATCGTATTCTGAACAATATTTTGCCGGAGATAGCAGTATTATATTTAACAACTTAATTACTGAATCTAATTTGGTAACTCTATTTAAACTAATCATCTGAATACTGTATGTTCTAACTTCTTGCTACTATCAGCAGATAACAGCTTGCTATTAACTTCCAAGATTACTGTAGTAATGGCTATTGTTTTCCTAGTATCCGATAAAATTTTGTCTGAAGTAGGTTAAATATCTGTAATCTCAACTGTTAAATTCTTTCTAAATTGATTAAAATATCGGTGGATACAATAAAAACAGTTTGTCAAGTTTCATAGGGTTGAAATCTCAACAGTGCGCTAATGTGTAAATAAGACTGAATCAGTTAAATCTTAATTAATCGCGATCTAGCTGATTCTGCCACAGCCTTAGCTCCCTAGTTCAGGCAGTTGGCGCACATCAGGTTAAGCATCTTAAAATAAGCATCACCACTTTTACTTTGATCTATCCTGCGGGGAAATCCCGCTAAAACTCTCCAAAAGAAGTCATTTATGAAGGAAATGTAAAAATGGGTAACTTAATACATTGAACCGAAGTTAACATCAAGTACGCTCTTTCTAAGTAATTAATGTTGTACATAATACCTAAAATTATGTAAGGGTACTTGTAGTTTCCTTTTCATGTAAACCTAATGTCACTGCAATTGAAAAAAGTTTTAGGAAAAATTTAAGCGTATGCCTACGATTTCCTATGTCTTTATTGATAATAGTGACTTTACCCTGCTTAATAACTTTATGAGTGATACACAAAAAGAGTGCAATTTCTGTGAAACAGGCTACAATCGGAACAGTCTTAATAAGGAAATATGCCAACAGTCATATTTGTTATATATGGAGTGGTAAATTTTTTTATGAGGGCAAGTCTTTTTTGAGACTAAGCGATTAAAAGTTGTGTGTAACAGCAACACATAATTACTTTTGCTAAGGTGATTAAGTCAGCATTAACTGCGACTTTCTACATTCAGTAAAAAACTCCTCTCAAAGAGGAAAAAAACTTCCGAAAGTATCTCAGGGAAATCAGCCTAAAACCCTATTTTCGGTTATTAACTAGCTCTTTTAATAAAAGAGCTGTAAACACATCTTGAGTAATTGATTCTGCAAGGAGCATGAGGAACGCGGCATGAACCAGGCTAACAACGTACTCGAAAGCATATATCAGCCTGACCTAGAAATGATAAATCAGCCTGAGCTCGAGTTAGGAGAACTCTTAATCGAGGATGAAGAAGAGGACTTGCTGATTACCGATGATGGCGACGATGAATTTTTAGAGCCTCAGTCTGATGAGGACGACGCAAAGTCTGGAAAAGCCGCTAAATCGCGTCGTCGAACCCAGACCAAGAAAAAGCACTACACTGAAGATTCAATTCGTCTGTATCTGCAAGAAATTGGTCGGATTCGTCTGTTGCGGGCAGATGAAGAAATTGAATTGGCACGGAAAATTGCCGATTTGCTGGAATTAGAAAGGGTGCGGGAAAGACTTTATGAGCAACTAGAACGCGATCCCAGAGACAGCGAATGGGCAGAAGCAGTACAACTCCCGCTGCCAGCATTTCGTTATCGTTTGCATGTTGGCCGCAGGGCAAAAGATAAGATGGTGCAATCAAACTTGCGCCTTGTGGTTTCAATTGCCAAAAAGTATATGAATCGTGGTTTATCCTTCCAAGACTTAATTCAAGAAGGCAGTCTTGGCTTGATTCGTGCTGCTGAGAAGTTCGACCACGAAAAAGGTTACAAGTTTTCTACTTATGCTACATGGTGGATTCGTCAAGCAATTACCAGAGCGATCGCTGACCAATCCCGCACTATCCGTCTTCCGGTTCACCTCTACGAAACCATCTCGCGGATTAAGAAAACCACCAAATTGCTTTCTCAAGAAATGGGTCGCAAACCCACTGAAGAAGAAATTGCTACTCGCATGGAAATGACCATCGAGAAGTTGCGGTTCATT contains the following coding sequences:
- the rpoD gene encoding RNA polymerase sigma factor RpoD; the encoded protein is MNQANNVLESIYQPDLEMINQPELELGELLIEDEEEDLLITDDGDDEFLEPQSDEDDAKSGKAAKSRRRTQTKKKHYTEDSIRLYLQEIGRIRLLRADEEIELARKIADLLELERVRERLYEQLERDPRDSEWAEAVQLPLPAFRYRLHVGRRAKDKMVQSNLRLVVSIAKKYMNRGLSFQDLIQEGSLGLIRAAEKFDHEKGYKFSTYATWWIRQAITRAIADQSRTIRLPVHLYETISRIKKTTKLLSQEMGRKPTEEEIATRMEMTIEKLRFIAKSAQLPISLETPIGKEEDSRLGDFIESDGETPEDQVSKNLLREDLEKVLDSLSPRERDVLRLRYGLDDGRMKTLEEIGQIFNVTRERIRQIEAKALRKLRHPNRNSVLKEYIR